The Thermotoga sp. Ku-13t DNA segment TCTGCTCAGGCCAGAAATTCTCTTCGAAGCGGTTAGGACTGGAATCTTGGACGCTCCAGCCGTGAAAGGTTTCTCAGTGGCTAAGGGCAATGTGAAGACAGCTCTGATCGATGGACAGTGCAGGTGTGTCGACGAAGAAGGGAACTTGATCAGCGAAAAGGACAGACTGAAAAAATTGCTCGAGGAGGCTTGCAAGGATGAGAGTGGCTGTTGTTTATGATCTCGATAATCTCGACGATGAGCGAAACAGAATGATAGAGGCTGTGTGTGAGGCTTTGTCGAAAGAACACAGTGTTGAGAAAATTCCCTTTGGTGATGACTTCGTTGAGCGTGTCAGGTCCTTCGAAGCGGTGTTCAACCTTTCCACGTCACACCTTCAAATGCACGTTCCAGCGGTACTCGATGTTTTGAAGATACCTTACACCGGATCTTCTGCCCTGGCGCACGCCCTCTGCACGGACAAGGTGATCACCAAGATCGTTCTGCAACATTACGGGATACCCACACCGAGGTTTGTAATCTTCCAGCCAGGAGAGGAGCCAGCATCGATCGATTTCTTTCCCGCTATAGTCAAACCAACCAGGCAGGGTAGCGCGAAAGGAATCAATGTAGATTCTGTCGTTGCAGACGAACAGGCACTCAAAAAAGCTGTGAAACGGGTGCATGCGCTTTTCAAGGAACCAGCCCTCGTGGAAGAGTTCATAGATGGAAGGGAATTCAGCGTGGGTATTCTCGCGGGTCGCGTGTTACCGATACTGGAGATCGACTTTTCTACTCTACCTGAGGGCATTGAACGGTTCTACTCTTACAGGGTTAAGCACTTCTTTGGCGAACAGACACGTTACATCTGTCCTGCAGAGATAAGCAAAGATCTTAAAATGGAGATCGAACGGTACGCGATGAAGGCCTTCTGTGCTTTGAACCTCAGAAATTATGCTCGCATGGACTTGAGACTCAAAGGAAATGAGCCTTATTTTCTCGAGGTGAATTCCCTTCCCATGTTGACGCCGAATTACTCGGACGTAGTGAAAATGGCGCAGGCTGCAGGTTTGAGCTATGAAGAATTGATTCTTGAAATATTCAACGATGCCGTGAAAACAGCTGTCAGGTGAACGAGATCCACGAAGCACGCGATATCCGTCACTCACGAGTGCCACCTGCGGAGTGTTCTTTCTGGTATGTTAGCTTCGTGGAAGCGCTTCCACTATGTAGATACGGTCGTTTGGTCCATGTGAAGGTAACGCCTTTCGGAAGAGAATGTTACTTTCTGGATGAAGCTCCCACTTTTTGGTTCTCACCAGATGCAGAAATGACGTGATTGTAGTAATATAGACTTTCGATGAGGAAAGAACTCTTCCTTTTCGACGATTTCTACAGATCAAATTTTGGTACCATCATAGGTGTTGACGAAGCTGGAAGAGGTTGCATAGCGGGACCCGTTGTTGCCGCCGCGGTGATCCTTCTGGAACCCCTGGACGTGTACGATTCCAAACAGTTGACACCATCTCAAAGAGAGGCTCTTTTCGAGCAAATACAGAAATGCGCACGGATCGGCATCGGTGTTGCAACGGAGGAGGAAATAGACATACACAACATCCTGAACGCAACCAGGATTGCCATGAACCGCGCTCTCGAGAAACTAGATTGCCCAGAAGCCTTCGTCCTGGTGGATGGCAAATCTTTGAAGCTTTTACAGCAGGGGGCGTGCATCGTCAAGGGCGATAGAAAAAGTGCCTCTATCGCTGCCGCATCCATAGTTGCCAAAGTGACACGAGATCGCATGATGGAAAAGTTTCATGAGCAATATCCCGAATACGATTTTCGTGTGCACAAAGGTTACGCAACGAAAGAACATCTTGAAAAGCTCCGCCGGTACGGTCCCACGCCCCTCCATAGACTCACTTTCAGGCCCGTTCTGGAAATGCTCAACGAAGATTTGCTCACAAAGCTTGTTCAAAAGGATTCAGACCGTTTTTTCGCAGTTTTTCGGAAAATGCATCGTTTTGTTTCCTCCACTTAGCTTCCATTAACCCGTGTGTAAACGACCCCAACTTAGAATTTCGGTATATGAAAGTTGCAGGGGGGTAATTTCATGCGAGTGGAAGACATTCTGAAGATTGTTGAGGAGGAACGCATCCAGTTCGTACGGTTGCAGTTCTCAGACATCAACGGGAACATCAAGAATGTGGAAATACCATCTCAGGAACTGCCCAGAGCGTTTGAAAGAGGTATAATGTTCGATGGTTCATCCATTGAAGGCTTCGTGAGAATCGAGGAATCGGACATGTACCTGAGGCCGGATCCGGATACCTTTGCTATTTTGCCCTGGACGAATGACGGTATCAGGAGTGCGCGGTTGATCTGTGATGTGTACAAGCCAGATGGTACGCCTTTTGAGGGAGATCCCCGTTACAGATTGAAGCTAGTTGTGGAAAAGGCCAGAAAAATGGGTTTTGAACCTTACGCCGGTCCCGAGATGGAGTTCTTTGTGCTGCCCAGAGATCTCAAGGGATTTCCGGTGGCAGAAATTCTCGATCAGGGAAGTTACTTCGACCTACTACCACTCAATCAAGTCGAATCGCTGAGGAGTGAAGTGGCCGTCGCCTTGCGAACAATGGGTATAGAAGTGGAAGCATCACACCACGAGGTTGCACCTTCCCAGCACGAAGTAGATTTCCGCTACGGAGAGGTGTTGAAGACCGCAGACAACGCGCAAACCGTGAAGCTGGTTTTAAAAACGATCGCTATAAAGTACAACCTGCATGTGACGTTCATGCCAAAACCTTTCTTTGGAATCAACGGTTCCGGTATGCATACACACCTGAGTTTGTTCAGAAATGGCGAAAATGCGTTTTACGATCCAAACGCCCCGGACGGTCTATCAAGGACTCTGTATTATTTTGTGGGTGGGTTGCTCAAGCATGCAAAGGAGATCACAGCAGTCACGAATCCAACAGTGAACAGTTACAAGAGGCTGGTGCCGGGTTACGAAGCACCAGTGAACATAGCGTGGTCGAAATCGAACAGGAGTGCGCTCATTAGGGTTCCAGCCGCAAGGGGTAAATCCACTAGGATCGAGTACAGGGCACCGGATCCGAGCTGTAACGCATATCTCGCGTTCGCAGTCATAGTTGCTGCTGGACTGGATGGTATAGAAAAGAAAATAGAACCTCCTACGCCGATTGAAGAAAACATCTATGCCATGAGTGAAGAGAGGAAAGCACAAAGTAGGATAGAATCTTTACCAGGATCGCTGAGAGACGCTCTGGAGGAAATGAAAGAATCCTCTCTGGTCAGGGAGGTTCTGGGAGAGCACATATTCAAAAAGTTTCTGGATCTTAAGAAGAGGGAATGGAGAGATTTCAGCATCGCTGTGACGGATTGGGAAATCAGAAGGTATCTTCAGGTGTAAAAAGTGCTAAACTATTACGTTGTGGACGAATATGGCGAACATACTGGTAGTAGATGACGAGAGGAATGTGAGAAACATCATCAGGAAAATTCTTGAAGAGAACGAGCACACTGTCACCACGATCGCCACGGGCGAGGAAGCACTCGTGGAGCTACGAAGATCAAAGTTCGATCTGCTCATCCTTGATTTAAAGCTCCCCGGCATGTCCGGTACTGAACTGCTGAGACGAATGAGACAGGAAGGTATAGAGTTGCCGACACTGATAGTTTCCGCCATCACCACCGCGGCTCCCGTAGTTGAAGCGATGAAACAAGGCGCCAGCGATTATCTTTCAAAACCCTTCTCGGCGCAGGACCTTCTGAGAAAAGTCGGAGAACTTCTGAGTGCGGAACAGCTCAGCTTCGAAAGGCTCGCTCGTTTGATCGAAGAAAAGCTCGAACAGGGTAAACTCGTCGTGGCTGAAAAACTCGCGCGTGAACTGTTCATGATAAGACCCGATGCGGAAGCTCATTTCATTTACGCGACCGTGATGGAAAGACTGGGCAACAAGGAACTTGCCTACAAACACCTCAAGGCTGCGCTGGCGCTCGATCCAGAGCACAGGAGGGTGCTGAAGGAGATCGCGAAATATGAGGAAAGCTGAGTCACTCTACATTGTGATCGTGGGTTGTGGACGTATCGGTTCGATCGTCGCAACGAAGCTCTCGGTCTCCGGCAGCAACGTGGTCGTCATAGATTCGGACGAAACGGCCCTTGAGAGCTTGCCTGAGGAGTTCACGGGATTCAAGCTCATCGGAGACGTGACTGAGATCTCGGTGCTGAGAGACGCAAAGCTCGACAAGGCGGACGTACTCCTGGCGCTCACAGGGGACGATAACACAAACTTCATGGTCGCGAGCGTTGCCAAGAGGTTTTTCGGCGTGAAGAGGGTCATCGCGCGTGTGAACGAACCGGCGAACGAAGACATCTTCAAAGAATTCGATATCGAGATCGTATCGCCAACGCGGCTTGCAGCGATGAAAGTCTTGTCCGAATTAGGGGTGCACGAAACTTGAAGGTAGTCATCATAGGTGGCCACAAGATCGCGTACTATCTCGCTCGGATGATGATATCAAAGGGTTACCACGTCTACATAGTGAACAAAGATCCCCGTGCTTGCGAGCAGCTCGCGAAGAGTCTTTCTGCAGTTGTGATCCTCGGTGATGGGAGCAAGAAGAATGTGCTCGAGCAGCTCAGGCTCAGCAGCAAAGATCTTGTGGTCATACTGACGAACACCGACCGTGACAACCTCATAATCTCGCAGATGGTTCGCCATTACTATGGGGTGGAACGAATAGTCACGCTCGTGAATGATCCCGAAGATATAGAGATCTTTCACCGGCTGGGTGTGAAAGCGGCCGTGAGTCCAACTAACATCTTGCTCCAGACAATCCAGGGTCTATTGCTCGTCGACGAAATCGAAGAGTTCTCCATGGTTGAGGAAGGAAGGCTCGTTTTCCTTCGACTCGAGATACCTGAAACTTCTCCATCCGCTCACAAAAAGTTGAAGGAGATCCCTCTTCCAAACAGCTGTGTGATCGGTGCCATCATCAGGAACAACACAGTGGTCATACCCCGTGGAGAAGTCGAACTTCTTCCCGAAGATAGAGTGATGGTCCTGTGCGAGCCAAGCGTTCAATCTCAAGTGATACATTTACTTGTCGGTGAGTGATTATGAGATTGACGCTGCAGGAATACCGCGTTGTTTTCAGTACACTGAGTAAACTTTTGAGGTTTTTCTCTCTGATACTTCTTCTTCCTCTGGTGTGGATCTTTTCTGAACCCAGTTTCTTCCAGTGCATTCTGTCATTTTCGATACCTTCCGCTGTCGCGTTCATCTTCGGTTTTGTCTTGCAACGTTTCTCACACACTACGGAGTTTGAAGTCATAACCGTCAAAGAAGGAGCAGTGATCGTGCTCTTCTCCTGGACGACGGTCATAGTCCTCTCCGCTTTGCCTTACATGCTTTGTGGGTTGCTCAATTTCTCGCAAGCCATTTTTGAAGCTACGAGCGGCTGGACAACGACGGGCTTAACGATGTTTCCTGTGGTTGAGGCTCTTCCCAAGCCGGTGCTCTTCTGGAGGAGCTTAACCCAATATCTGGGGGGCGCAGGCTTCGCTGTCATAGTGATGAGTACGATCATAGGTCCTACGGGCCTTGGTTTTTACCGGGCAGAAGGGCGTGTTGACAACATCGCACCAAACATAAGGCATTCAACAAGATTGATCGTCACCTACTATCTTCTGTACGCGGTCGCCGGAACGATCGCGTTGATGATCAGCGGGCTCAATCTCTTCGATGCGCTGAACCATTCTTTTACAGCACTCGCCACAGGTGGATTTTCGACGAAGAACAACAGCGTCGCAGCTTTCGATAACCTATCAACAGAGTTGATTCTGATGTTTCTCATGTTTCTCGGGTCTATCGGTTTCGGTATTCACCATGCATTCTGGAGTAGAGACTGGCATGCGCTCAGAGAGAACAGTGAACCCAAGCAGATGATTGTGTTGATCCTGTTAGGTACTGTGTGTGTTTCTCTGGCGGGTGTTGGCAAAGTGTTTCCAACATTTTCAGACAGCTTGCGTCACAGCATTTTCCAAGTTGTCTCTGCCCTCACCGGGACAGGTTTTTCCACAGTAGATCTAAAGTCGTGGCTCGGTTTTCCAACAGGTCTCTTCGTGCTTGTGGTTCTCATGCTGCTCGGAGGTTGTATGGATTCAACCTCAGGTGGTATAAAACAGTACAGGCTCACTGTGCTCTTCAAAACGTTCAAAATGTCACTCAGAAAATTCCTGCTTCCAAAGACTTCTGTTGTATACGTAGAGATATGGAAAGGATCCGCCAAAAGGTATCTCGATCCTCAGCTCATCAGAGAAGCTTTCGTCACGAGCGCCGCGTACATCTTGTCCTATGTCCTGGGAGTATTGATGTTGACGTTCTACGGTTACAGTTTGGGACAAGCAATGTTTGAGTTCGCATCGGCTCTCGCGGGGGTAGGGCTTTCGTGTGGAGTCACATCGCCAAATATGCCACTCGGCGCGATGTGGACGTTGAGCGTCGGAATGTTCATGGGAAGGCTCGAATTCCTCGTCATCGTGTACGCACTGGCAAAGATCCTTTCGGACGCGTTCAGGTCATTTGCTAAGCAGGCTTGAATTTCTCCAGTCCTTCAGATACATAGGCCATCCTTGCGAAGGTGAACTGTCGACTTCGTACAGCAGCAAACTGTTGTCAGTTTTCAGTACAAGCAAACCAGAGTCGGACATCTTCATCTTGCCAGACACCCGAGCAGGAAGTGGTTCCTCGAGGATCTTCGAACCATCCCTGGTAGAGAGCAGATACAGAACGTTACCGGCAGCAAGCAAACCGCTCTGTGTCAGCAAAATCGTCCTCGCAGACAGATTCTCTCTCGCCCACAAAACGTTACCGGAAAGATCCAGCGCGTAGACGTTGCCAGAATCGTTACACACGTAGAGCGTCTTACCATCGCTCACCCCTTGAACCAAACTGGCACCAAACGTTTTCGACCATGCGATCTTACCATCTTTGATCCGAACACACCACACGGTTTTCTCACCGATCACGAAAACAAGTTCATCCGTGAGAACAATTTCAGCCGATTTGCACGCTTCCGTCACGACCGACCAGACCTCTTTGCCAGAGAAATCCACAAGGTGTAGCATCCCAAGCCAGTCGAGTACGAGTATTCCATAATCTTCATGCACCGCCGGCGGACACACGAGCCAACCTGTCAGACGAACCTTTTTCACAATATCATCCGTCGTTGATTCGAATATGTACATCGTTCCATTGTCGTCAACGGCGACGAACGCTTGAGGGGTTCTCGCCGCGGCGATGGAGACGTTCGATTCAACTGGGATCTTTTTTGTCCTGTCAGAGAGCACGTAGATGCTCTTGTCCCAGGATCCCAGAACGATCGAACCATCATCCAGAAGCACCGGATCTGCCGTGAGTATGAACGCCACCTTGCTTGATTGCACCTTTAGGCTGCCGGGATCCACTTTGAGCAAACTGCCATCGAGGCTTGACAGATACAGTTCTTTACCGATCGCAGGGCTCGTGCTGATCTTCTGCGGGAATTTCACTTCCCCAAGGAAATTCAGAAGCCTTGTTCTGGTCTTTTCCTGAGTTGTGCTCGCGGGTGGAGCAGCTTGTTGCTGAGCCTGCGTCGAACTTGTAAGTTTCATCAGATCGATGCCAAGTACAGTTGCATATTTCACGTTGTTCGTAACAGTCTGGAGCAGTTTGATAGAACTGGGTAGCACGTTTGCCACGGTGAGTCCACCTTTGCTTGTGATAATGTAGAGATAATCTCCGTGATTGGCGACGGAGACTGCCGATACGTTCAGCCTGTCGAGCAGCGACATGTCTGCCCTCGAGAGCAGGAGCAGCGATCCATTAGTCGATAGGACAACGAGATTGTTCCGCGCGAGAAAGATCTGTTTGAAATCCAGAGTGAATTTGTGCTTTGATTCGAGTACCGGAACCTTTTCAGAGATGTTCATGATGTAGAATTCCTTCTTCGTGGAGAACATCAAGCTGCTGCCAACTATCTGAAAGTTGTTTACGGGATCCGGTGCCGCTATTTCCCAGATCCTTTTGAAATTCGCATCGAAAGCCACGATCTTACCGCCAGCCAACGTGATGAGCAAGTCAGAGTAGACAGCGACTGTCGAGATCTTCTCGTTCAAGGTGTAGGAAGCTTTCGGGTTTAAACTCTCGTCGAAGACCGTGATCGAGTAATCGTGCACAACGTAAAGATCACGCATCAGGACGGCGTCGACGGCCTTACGGTTCAGCTCCATGGTCTTCACGGAACGTAAGTTTTCGTCAAGGATCTCGAGGCTCGTGGGCCGTAAAACGTACAAATACTTGGAACCAGGCAACACCTTGAGCACCCCAGGTGTGTTCACGCTGGCGATCTTCACAGGGAGCAGAGGGGCAGAGACATCGTAGAGCTCTATGGACTCATCTTTGACGACGTAAAGAGTCGCACCGTACATCAAACTCGAGATGATGAGCAAGCCGACGAACAGGACTTTCCTCATTCAACAGCACCTCAAAATTTATGATACCAGCTTTTCAAGACGTTTCTTGAACCACCAGGTGAGTAGCGCGTTGAGAGCATAAAAGAGGGTACTGATCAAAAGCAACCTGGTGTAGTCTGCGGATCCTTGGACGATCCAGCCGTATAGATAAGCAGCAAAAGCTCTGGAGGAGTTGTTGAGGAGATTTCCAAGGCCGTTCGCCGACATGATCATGCTTTCGGGAAGATTGTTGAAAACCAGTACAGTGAAAGAAGGGTTCACCATGTTCATCAGCATGAACCTGACGACGTAGAGTATAGAGAAAGCGACAGGATCTCTGATGAACGATATCGACAGCATCAATGGAACG contains these protein-coding regions:
- a CDS encoding ATP-grasp domain-containing protein; the protein is MRVAVVYDLDNLDDERNRMIEAVCEALSKEHSVEKIPFGDDFVERVRSFEAVFNLSTSHLQMHVPAVLDVLKIPYTGSSALAHALCTDKVITKIVLQHYGIPTPRFVIFQPGEEPASIDFFPAIVKPTRQGSAKGINVDSVVADEQALKKAVKRVHALFKEPALVEEFIDGREFSVGILAGRVLPILEIDFSTLPEGIERFYSYRVKHFFGEQTRYICPAEISKDLKMEIERYAMKAFCALNLRNYARMDLRLKGNEPYFLEVNSLPMLTPNYSDVVKMAQAAGLSYEELILEIFNDAVKTAVR
- a CDS encoding ribonuclease HII, which codes for MRKELFLFDDFYRSNFGTIIGVDEAGRGCIAGPVVAAAVILLEPLDVYDSKQLTPSQREALFEQIQKCARIGIGVATEEEIDIHNILNATRIAMNRALEKLDCPEAFVLVDGKSLKLLQQGACIVKGDRKSASIAAASIVAKVTRDRMMEKFHEQYPEYDFRVHKGYATKEHLEKLRRYGPTPLHRLTFRPVLEMLNEDLLTKLVQKDSDRFFAVFRKMHRFVSST
- the glnA gene encoding type I glutamate--ammonia ligase, yielding MRVEDILKIVEEERIQFVRLQFSDINGNIKNVEIPSQELPRAFERGIMFDGSSIEGFVRIEESDMYLRPDPDTFAILPWTNDGIRSARLICDVYKPDGTPFEGDPRYRLKLVVEKARKMGFEPYAGPEMEFFVLPRDLKGFPVAEILDQGSYFDLLPLNQVESLRSEVAVALRTMGIEVEASHHEVAPSQHEVDFRYGEVLKTADNAQTVKLVLKTIAIKYNLHVTFMPKPFFGINGSGMHTHLSLFRNGENAFYDPNAPDGLSRTLYYFVGGLLKHAKEITAVTNPTVNSYKRLVPGYEAPVNIAWSKSNRSALIRVPAARGKSTRIEYRAPDPSCNAYLAFAVIVAAGLDGIEKKIEPPTPIEENIYAMSEERKAQSRIESLPGSLRDALEEMKESSLVREVLGEHIFKKFLDLKKREWRDFSIAVTDWEIRRYLQV
- a CDS encoding response regulator; translation: MANILVVDDERNVRNIIRKILEENEHTVTTIATGEEALVELRRSKFDLLILDLKLPGMSGTELLRRMRQEGIELPTLIVSAITTAAPVVEAMKQGASDYLSKPFSAQDLLRKVGELLSAEQLSFERLARLIEEKLEQGKLVVAEKLARELFMIRPDAEAHFIYATVMERLGNKELAYKHLKAALALDPEHRRVLKEIAKYEES
- a CDS encoding TrkA family potassium uptake protein, producing the protein MRKAESLYIVIVGCGRIGSIVATKLSVSGSNVVVIDSDETALESLPEEFTGFKLIGDVTEISVLRDAKLDKADVLLALTGDDNTNFMVASVAKRFFGVKRVIARVNEPANEDIFKEFDIEIVSPTRLAAMKVLSELGVHET
- a CDS encoding NAD-binding protein — its product is MKVVIIGGHKIAYYLARMMISKGYHVYIVNKDPRACEQLAKSLSAVVILGDGSKKNVLEQLRLSSKDLVVILTNTDRDNLIISQMVRHYYGVERIVTLVNDPEDIEIFHRLGVKAAVSPTNILLQTIQGLLLVDEIEEFSMVEEGRLVFLRLEIPETSPSAHKKLKEIPLPNSCVIGAIIRNNTVVIPRGEVELLPEDRVMVLCEPSVQSQVIHLLVGE
- a CDS encoding TrkH family potassium uptake protein codes for the protein MRLTLQEYRVVFSTLSKLLRFFSLILLLPLVWIFSEPSFFQCILSFSIPSAVAFIFGFVLQRFSHTTEFEVITVKEGAVIVLFSWTTVIVLSALPYMLCGLLNFSQAIFEATSGWTTTGLTMFPVVEALPKPVLFWRSLTQYLGGAGFAVIVMSTIIGPTGLGFYRAEGRVDNIAPNIRHSTRLIVTYYLLYAVAGTIALMISGLNLFDALNHSFTALATGGFSTKNNSVAAFDNLSTELILMFLMFLGSIGFGIHHAFWSRDWHALRENSEPKQMIVLILLGTVCVSLAGVGKVFPTFSDSLRHSIFQVVSALTGTGFSTVDLKSWLGFPTGLFVLVVLMLLGGCMDSTSGGIKQYRLTVLFKTFKMSLRKFLLPKTSVVYVEIWKGSAKRYLDPQLIREAFVTSAAYILSYVLGVLMLTFYGYSLGQAMFEFASALAGVGLSCGVTSPNMPLGAMWTLSVGMFMGRLEFLVIVYALAKILSDAFRSFAKQA
- a CDS encoding PQQ-binding-like beta-propeller repeat protein, which gives rise to MRKVLFVGLLIISSLMYGATLYVVKDESIELYDVSAPLLPVKIASVNTPGVLKVLPGSKYLYVLRPTSLEILDENLRSVKTMELNRKAVDAVLMRDLYVVHDYSITVFDESLNPKASYTLNEKISTVAVYSDLLITLAGGKIVAFDANFKRIWEIAAPDPVNNFQIVGSSLMFSTKKEFYIMNISEKVPVLESKHKFTLDFKQIFLARNNLVVLSTNGSLLLLSRADMSLLDRLNVSAVSVANHGDYLYIITSKGGLTVANVLPSSIKLLQTVTNNVKYATVLGIDLMKLTSSTQAQQQAAPPASTTQEKTRTRLLNFLGEVKFPQKISTSPAIGKELYLSSLDGSLLKVDPGSLKVQSSKVAFILTADPVLLDDGSIVLGSWDKSIYVLSDRTKKIPVESNVSIAAARTPQAFVAVDDNGTMYIFESTTDDIVKKVRLTGWLVCPPAVHEDYGILVLDWLGMLHLVDFSGKEVWSVVTEACKSAEIVLTDELVFVIGEKTVWCVRIKDGKIAWSKTFGASLVQGVSDGKTLYVCNDSGNVYALDLSGNVLWARENLSARTILLTQSGLLAAGNVLYLLSTRDGSKILEEPLPARVSGKMKMSDSGLLVLKTDNSLLLYEVDSSPSQGWPMYLKDWRNSSLLSK